The following nucleotide sequence is from Mytilus edulis chromosome 13, xbMytEdul2.2, whole genome shotgun sequence.
taagtTTATTGAAAATCAgagttatacagattttttttctatacgcctccagattttgagctgatgtgagactaccatcatgtttgtgtccacatgtgtttatattgaaattgcagatttttcaactttttgggatggggccatttgtgtcgctttgacacatctagttttttatttgtctttttgtagaCTCCCTTTAAAACCCTTTCACATTCTTTCATCACTTAAGAGACagacaaatacaaatttgaacttttttgtcTTTCGGACAAGTCAGAAATGTTACATATTTATCATTTACCGATAtatatttaaagatttatttgCATTAAATTTCTTTACAGCAGCTGtattatttttgacatattttaacAAAAGCGAAAAAAAAGCCATCTCCAAAAAAATCCTCTTCACCAACCCAAACTCCTAATTAATGTATTAGCCCCTTATAATAATCCAGACCTTTAAGGGGTAACAAACTTTTATGATAACAGGATGTTTACTACAAAATCATTCACAGCAATAAACTTGTTTGTTAACAGTAAGTGTTCTTAATCAACAAAACTGTTTAATTGTTTGGAGACCATGTCTGAGAATTTGAACTATACATagttttttgcgcctgtcccaagtcaggagcctctggcctttgttagtcttgtattattttaattttagtttcttgtgtacaatttggaaattagtatggcgttcattatcactggactagtatatatttgtttaggggccagctgaaggacgcctccaggtgcgggaatttctcgctacattgaagacctgttggtgaccctctgctgttgttttttatttggtcgggttgttgtctctttgacacattccccatttccattctcaattttatagaagtATCAACCAATATTTGATATTGTTAATATAGCATATATTTGCTAGGTGAGCAATTTAGGCTTCTAGGAAGATATTGtattgtaaaaggaatattttcTGCTAGGCTGTTGTTCATATCTTGATATTGATGAGATGCAGATAAAATTATCGCAATATTTTTGCACCcattaattatgatatttataaTTTGCTATATTGTTAActgtatcattttattttgcaggCATCAGACCATACAAGCAGTCAAAAGTATCGCAATATTTTTGCACCccaaaattatgatattttgaatAAGCTATATTGTTAACTGTATCATTTCATTTTACAGGCATCAGACCATACAAGCAGTTAAAAGTATCGCAATATTTTTGCACCccaaaattatgatattttgaatAAGCTATATTGTTCACTGTTTCGTTTTATTTTGCAGGCATCAGACCATACAAGTGCGATATCTGTGAGCGAAAGTTTACCCAGCTCTCTCATCTACAACAACACATTAGAACCCATACAGGTGAAAAACCATACAAGTGTATGAGTCCTGGTTGTGGTAAAGCCTTCTCCCAGCTGTCCAATCTTCAGTCGCACTCAAGATCGCACATGACCGATAAACCGTTCCGTTGCAACAGCTGCTACAAGTGCTTCAACAGTGAGCAAGGTTTGAGAGAACATATCCCTAAACATTCAGAaactaaacatttaaaaacacatATTTGTCATCTGTGTGGAAAGTCTTATACACAGGAAACTTATCTTACAAGGCATATGGGCAAACATACCCAAGACAATAACAAAATGGGACCCCCACGCTCAATCAAAACTGAGCCCTCGGAGCATTCCATAGAAGCCGAGTTCTGTCGAATTGCTGAACGCATCCCAGATAGGTCTCAAGAAGGATCAGCACATTGTGGTAAAATGAATTCAGCTTTTATGCCGATACCCCAGTTTCCTAGTAATATGGTCAGCTCATCTGGCGGTACATTTCCTTACGGAAACAACCATCTATCCACTAATCCATCGTTACCGCATATATCATCGATGACCCCACGGAGTTATATTGGTCCGTACGATCATTTTAGCTTCCGTAAACCTGATGCTCAAGAAAGAACTTTCAATTCATCTATAAATCGACATGAAAACCAGTTACTGG
It contains:
- the LOC139500849 gene encoding zinc finger protein squeeze-like isoform X2, whose protein sequence is MCPLVTADVPPSADCYAGINMAERHQREDYSLWAGIQGSPAPDPGPVNPSADLFKWKHMNHHHVNDFGNINSEMTNHEPPGVLRHGSTGSTGSFRSNSGSLSSPSTPTNTPLVVPQPVKPNNINHKPGKTYQCKMCDQVFNTKSDMLIHSQQLHRQETKPYRCPQCQKCFANSSYLSQHNRIHAGIRPYKCDICERKFTQLSHLQQHIRTHTGEKPYKCMSPGCGKAFSQLSNLQSHSRSHMTDKPFRCNSCYKCFNSEQGLREHIPKHSETKHLKTHICHLCGKSYTQETYLTRHMGKHTQDNNKMGPPRSIKTEPSEHSIEAEFCRIAERIPDRSQEGSAHCGKMNSAFMPIPQFPSNMVSSSGGTFPYGNNHLSTNPSLPHISSMTPRSYIGPYDHFSFRKPDAQERTFNSSINRHENQLLANSLLSLQSIKNYASQQMPSFTTTGSASASRLA
- the LOC139500849 gene encoding zinc finger protein squeeze-like isoform X3, which gives rise to MAERHQREDYSLWAGIQGSPAPDPGPVNPSADLFKWKHMNHHHVNDFGNINSEMTNHEPPGVLRHGSTGSTGSFRSNSGSLSSPSTPTNTPLVVPQPVKPNNINHKPGKTYQCKMCDQVFNTKSDMLIHSQQLHRQETKPYRCPQCQKCFANSSYLSQHNRIHAGIRPYKCDICERKFTQLSHLQQHIRTHTGEKPYKCMSPGCGKAFSQLSNLQSHSRSHMTDKPFRCNSCYKCFNSEQGLREHIPKHSETKHLKTHICHLCGKSYTQETYLTRHMGKHTQDNNKMGPPRSIKTEPSEHSIEAEFCRIAERIPDRSQEGSAHCGKMNSAFMPIPQFPSNMVSSSGGTFPYGNNHLSTNPSLPHISSMTPRSYIGPYDHFSFRKPDAQERTFNSSINRHENQLLANSLLSLQSIKNYASQQMPSFTTTGSASASRLA
- the LOC139500849 gene encoding zinc finger protein squeeze-like isoform X1; the encoded protein is MYNEAFGAWTSSQPRWLSADCYAGINMAERHQREDYSLWAGIQGSPAPDPGPVNPSADLFKWKHMNHHHVNDFGNINSEMTNHEPPGVLRHGSTGSTGSFRSNSGSLSSPSTPTNTPLVVPQPVKPNNINHKPGKTYQCKMCDQVFNTKSDMLIHSQQLHRQETKPYRCPQCQKCFANSSYLSQHNRIHAGIRPYKCDICERKFTQLSHLQQHIRTHTGEKPYKCMSPGCGKAFSQLSNLQSHSRSHMTDKPFRCNSCYKCFNSEQGLREHIPKHSETKHLKTHICHLCGKSYTQETYLTRHMGKHTQDNNKMGPPRSIKTEPSEHSIEAEFCRIAERIPDRSQEGSAHCGKMNSAFMPIPQFPSNMVSSSGGTFPYGNNHLSTNPSLPHISSMTPRSYIGPYDHFSFRKPDAQERTFNSSINRHENQLLANSLLSLQSIKNYASQQMPSFTTTGSASASRLA
- the LOC139500849 gene encoding zinc finger protein squeeze-like isoform X4 → MNLSLRGPISDLFKWKHMNHHHVNDFGNINSEMTNHEPPGVLRHGSTGSTGSFRSNSGSLSSPSTPTNTPLVVPQPVKPNNINHKPGKTYQCKMCDQVFNTKSDMLIHSQQLHRQETKPYRCPQCQKCFANSSYLSQHNRIHAGIRPYKCDICERKFTQLSHLQQHIRTHTGEKPYKCMSPGCGKAFSQLSNLQSHSRSHMTDKPFRCNSCYKCFNSEQGLREHIPKHSETKHLKTHICHLCGKSYTQETYLTRHMGKHTQDNNKMGPPRSIKTEPSEHSIEAEFCRIAERIPDRSQEGSAHCGKMNSAFMPIPQFPSNMVSSSGGTFPYGNNHLSTNPSLPHISSMTPRSYIGPYDHFSFRKPDAQERTFNSSINRHENQLLANSLLSLQSIKNYASQQMPSFTTTGSASASRLA
- the LOC139500849 gene encoding zinc finger protein squeeze-like isoform X7, which codes for MCTLQQSMLGNYWNQKMSPPFMQFLYNRGNINSEMTNHEPPGVLRHGSTGSTGSFRSNSGSLSSPSTPTNTPLVVPQPVKPNNINHKPGKTYQCKMCDQVFNTKSDMLIHSQQLHRQETKPYRCPQCQKCFANSSYLSQHNRIHAGIRPYKCDICERKFTQLSHLQQHIRTHTGEKPYKCMSPGCGKAFSQLSNLQSHSRSHMTDKPFRCNSCYKCFNSEQGLREHIPKHSETKHLKTHICHLCGKSYTQETYLTRHMGKHTQDNNKMGPPRSIKTEPSEHSIEAEFCRIAERIPDRSQEGSAHCGKMNSAFMPIPQFPSNMVSSSGGTFPYGNNHLSTNPSLPHISSMTPRSYIGPYDHFSFRKPDAQERTFNSSINRHENQLLANSLLSLQSIKNYASQQMPSFTTTGSASASRLA
- the LOC139500849 gene encoding zinc finger protein rotund-like isoform X8, which encodes MTNHEPPGVLRHGSTGSTGSFRSNSGSLSSPSTPTNTPLVVPQPVKPNNINHKPGKTYQCKMCDQVFNTKSDMLIHSQQLHRQETKPYRCPQCQKCFANSSYLSQHNRIHAGIRPYKCDICERKFTQLSHLQQHIRTHTGEKPYKCMSPGCGKAFSQLSNLQSHSRSHMTDKPFRCNSCYKCFNSEQGLREHIPKHSETKHLKTHICHLCGKSYTQETYLTRHMGKHTQDNNKMGPPRSIKTEPSEHSIEAEFCRIAERIPDRSQEGSAHCGKMNSAFMPIPQFPSNMVSSSGGTFPYGNNHLSTNPSLPHISSMTPRSYIGPYDHFSFRKPDAQERTFNSSINRHENQLLANSLLSLQSIKNYASQQMPSFTTTGSASASRLA
- the LOC139500849 gene encoding zinc finger protein squeeze-like isoform X5, producing the protein MHHSTWIKKVGPASSLLMYFKGNINSEMTNHEPPGVLRHGSTGSTGSFRSNSGSLSSPSTPTNTPLVVPQPVKPNNINHKPGKTYQCKMCDQVFNTKSDMLIHSQQLHRQETKPYRCPQCQKCFANSSYLSQHNRIHAGIRPYKCDICERKFTQLSHLQQHIRTHTGEKPYKCMSPGCGKAFSQLSNLQSHSRSHMTDKPFRCNSCYKCFNSEQGLREHIPKHSETKHLKTHICHLCGKSYTQETYLTRHMGKHTQDNNKMGPPRSIKTEPSEHSIEAEFCRIAERIPDRSQEGSAHCGKMNSAFMPIPQFPSNMVSSSGGTFPYGNNHLSTNPSLPHISSMTPRSYIGPYDHFSFRKPDAQERTFNSSINRHENQLLANSLLSLQSIKNYASQQMPSFTTTGSASASRLA
- the LOC139500849 gene encoding zinc finger protein squeeze-like isoform X6 translates to MQYRGMLRDFYLNSYCFFDRGNINSEMTNHEPPGVLRHGSTGSTGSFRSNSGSLSSPSTPTNTPLVVPQPVKPNNINHKPGKTYQCKMCDQVFNTKSDMLIHSQQLHRQETKPYRCPQCQKCFANSSYLSQHNRIHAGIRPYKCDICERKFTQLSHLQQHIRTHTGEKPYKCMSPGCGKAFSQLSNLQSHSRSHMTDKPFRCNSCYKCFNSEQGLREHIPKHSETKHLKTHICHLCGKSYTQETYLTRHMGKHTQDNNKMGPPRSIKTEPSEHSIEAEFCRIAERIPDRSQEGSAHCGKMNSAFMPIPQFPSNMVSSSGGTFPYGNNHLSTNPSLPHISSMTPRSYIGPYDHFSFRKPDAQERTFNSSINRHENQLLANSLLSLQSIKNYASQQMPSFTTTGSASASRLA